In Bacillota bacterium, the genomic window CTATTCCTCATCGCCAGGCGCTTTGGCGTGTCCCTGAACGCGCTGATCGCGGCCAACCCTCAGATCGCTAACCCGAACCTGATATTCCCTGGGCAGCAGATCTGCGTGCCGGTCAGCCCGGCGCCGCCTGCGTGCCCTGGTGGGTTCCTCTACACGGTCCGCAGGGGGGACACCCTATTCACCATTGCCCAGCGGTTTGGGGTGAGCTTGCAGGCAATCATCAGAGCCAACCCACAGATAGCCAATCCCAACCTGATCTTCCCCGGGCAGGTAATCTGTGTTCCCAGCAAGCTGCTGGATCCGAGCGCGGGCCCAGATCCCATCGGTGGTCAATCCGGAGGCGGAGATGAAGAACCCCCTCCGGTAAACCCAGACGGAAGCGTCGGCTAGAAGATTGTGGAGTGCCGGGGCGCCAAGGGTTGGCCACCCCGGCACGGGCTTTCTGGGGTGGTTTGACGCAGGACATGACCGGTGCCCTCCCGAACTAGGTGTAACGGGGAGTAAGGGGGCACCGCCGGCTCCGGCTTAGCTGGCCCCCCTTACGCGAGGGGCCTTCCTTCCTCGCCTGGCATAACCCCAGTCTCCTGCGAAGGCTGGGCCGAGAGCCTGCTCCCTGGGCTTGGTGCAATTCCGGGTTTAGGCGGGACCCGGTCACACGGTGCACCTGGAGGATGGCCCTGCACCAGGCCGTCCGGAATGACGACGCATCCTGGGCATCCGGGGGGTTGTATATGAAGTACAAAGAGGCTCTCGACAGCGTCCAGGCAAGCCCAGGACCTGCGTACCTCCTCCACGGTGAAGAGCTCTTTCTCCACGAGGAGTTCATCGAGGCGGTGAAGAGGGCTTGGATCGCCAAAGGGGACGAAACCCTGAACTTCCACCGGTTCGAGGGGACTGATGAGGGCCTGCTGGCTGCCTCAGGGCTCGCGGGCACCATTCCCTTCCTCGGGCGGGTGCGAGTAATCGTGGTGGGAGACGGGCCCGTCTTCGCCTCCAAGGGGAAGGAAGGCGACAAGGT contains:
- the safA gene encoding SafA/ExsA family spore coat assembly protein; translation: MQRIPPPPPCPEGFLVTVRPGDTLFLIARRFGVSLNALIAANPQIANPNLIFPGQQICVPVSPAPPACPGGFLYTVRRGDTLFTIAQRFGVSLQAIIRANPQIANPNLIFPGQVICVPSKLLDPSAGPDPIGGQSGGGDEEPPPVNPDGSVG